A region of the Pseudarthrobacter phenanthrenivorans Sphe3 genome:
GGAGCAGAAAAGCTTCAGCGCCACCCTGCAGCCGTACTTCATCACCACCGGCTTCACCTCGCTGATCAGCAAATACGTGCTGTCCGGCGGACACGTTCCCGGGCTGGAAGGCTGGCAGTGGCTTGCCATCCTGGCGGCAATGATCACCGGGATCGTGGCCGGGGACCTGCTGTCCGGGCGGGTACATCCCGCGGCGGCCCGGCGCATCGTGACAGTCATCGCCTACCTCGGGGCTGTCGCCACACTGGGCAAGGGGCTGCTGGAGCTGGCTGCAGCCTGAAAGCCGTACCGCCCGGCGCGGTCCCGGGCTGGGCTGGCCCGCCCAACCATGTTTTGCTGGACCCATGACACGTGTTGCGGTGGTAGGTGCAGGCATTATCGGGCTGTCAGCAGCCCACGCCCTTCGAAAGGCGGGAGCGGACGTACTCGTCTACGAGTCCGGGACCCCGGGCTCGGGGCAATCAGCAGGGGAGTCGAGGATCTTCAGGCACGCCCACGATGACGTCCGGCTGGCCGCGTTCGTGAGGCACAGCCGGACCCTCTGGCGGAACTGGGAGTCGGACTTCGGCGTGGAACTGGTGTCCCCTGCCGGGGCGATAGCCATCGGCGACAGCGTGGAGGACAAGCTCCGCGTTCTCAGCGGCTTGCCGGAGATTCCGGTGGAGCTGGTCCCGCCGGGACAGCTTGCGGCCAGGTTGCCCATCCTCGCCGCCTTCGGAGGCAAGGCCATGCTGGACGCCGAGGGTGGTGCGATCCGCACCCACGCCGCGTTTACGGCACTGACGGGGGAACTGGAAAACCTGCTGGTGCCGGACCACGTGCTGGCGGTCCGGCACTCCAGTGATGGAGGAGCGGAGGTGCGTACCGGAACCCGCGTGGACCGGTTCGACCACGTTGTCCTGTGCGCCGGCCGCGGGACGGCAGCCCTGGCGCGCAGCGCGGGTCTGGACATTCCCATCGAACTTGCCGCGCACGCGCGGGTAACGTTCCGCGTGCGGGCCGACGTGGACGTTCCGCTGCCCACCTTCCAGGATGCCAGCGGGCTTTTTGGGGAAACCGGCGTGTACGCGGCGCCCTCTGCAGACAGCCGGCACTTTGCCGTGGGGCTGAGCGAAGTGACTGCCGCGCGCCCGGACGGCAGCCTTGTTGACCCATCTGCCCTGGAGTCGCTTGCCACCCGTGCCTCGGCATATGTCCGGAAGGCATTGCCTGGCCTGGATCCGGAACCCGCCGGCTACGTCCACTGCTGGGTGACCCGCCTGCCCTGGGGCGATGACGGCGTCGGTATCTGGTCAACGGGGAACCTCAGCGCCGTGGGGGGCCACAACCTCTTCAAGCAGGCGCCGGCACTGGGGGAGGCGCTGGCGGAAACGGCGATGTCCGGCGTCGTGCCTGCCGCATTGCGGCCTGAATCGCGGCTCGGGACATCCTAAGCGGGTACCTGCGGTGGCTCTCGCGGCCCCTTGGGCAGTTTCCGCCCGGTGCTGTGCGGGATACTTAAGCAATGCAGCCACGCAGAATCGTCATCCTCGGATCCACCGGTTCCATCGGCACCCAGGCGATTGACGTCGTCGACGGCGCCCCGGACCTTTTCGAGGTGGTGGCACTCAGCGCAGGCGGAGCCAACCTGGAGCTCCTTGCCCGCCAGGCCGTGCACACCGGGGCAGCCGCTGTTGGCATCGCGGAAGGTGATCCCCGCCGCCTGGCCGCGCTGATCGAGGACGCTGCCTCCGCGGCCGGCCGGCACGGTTACCGGCCTGACATCATGGCTGGACCGGATGCCGCCACGAGGATCGCCGGTGTGGAAGCTGATGTGGTGCTCAACGGCATCACCGGCTCCATCGGGCTCGCACCCACCCTGGCAGCCCTCAAGTCCGGCGCCACGCTGGCCCTGGCCAACAAGGAATCCCTCATCGTGGGCGGGTCGCTGGTGAAGGCAGCCGCAGCCGAGGGACAGATAGTGCCCGTCGATTCCGAGCACTCGGCCATCGCCCAATGCCTGCGCTCCGGCTCGGCGTCGGAAGTGGAGAAACTGATCCTCACGGCTTCCGGCGGTCCCTTCCGCGGCCGGAGCAGGGAAGAACTGCACAGCGTGAGCCCGCAGGAGGCGCTGGCCCACCCCACCTGGGACATGGGGGTCATGGTCACCACCAACTCAGCCACCCTGGTCAACAAAGGCCTGGAAGTCATCGAGGCGCACCTGCTGTTCGATATGCCGCTGGACCGGATCGACGTTGTGGTGCATCCGCAGTCCGTTGTCCACTCGATGGTGCAGTTCATTGACGGGTCGATCATCGCCCAGGCGTCCCCGCCGGATATGCGCCTTCCCATCGCCCTGGGCCTGGGCTGGCCGGACAGGGTGCCGAAAGCGGCAGCCGCCTGCGACTGGACACGGGCTGCCAGCTGGACATTCGAACCGCTGGACACGGACGCCTTCCCGGCCGTCGGCCTGGCCAAGGATGCCGCCAGGCAGGGCAGCACCTTTCCGGCGGTGTTCAACGCTGCGAACGAGGAAGCCGTGACGGCCTTCCACGCGGGCCGCATCAGGTTTACCGACATCGTGGACACCATCGGGGCTGTCCTCAGCGAACATTCAGGGTCCTCCGGGCTGACGGTGGAGTCAGTGCTGGATGCTGAGGGCTGGGCACGCGCACGGACCCATGAACGTTTAGCAGTCAGCAGTCTCTAGGAAGCAGCAGCACGTCTATGTCCCCAGTTCTCCTCTTTATCCTCGGCGTCGTCTTCGTGGCGGTCGGCATCGCTGCCTCCATCGCGCTCCACGAGGTGGGCCACCTGGTGCCGGCCAAGCTGTTCAAGGTCCGTGTCACCAAGTACATGATCGGGTTCGGCCCCACGCTCTGGTCACGCCGGAAGGGTGAAACCGAGTACGGCGTAAAGGCCATCCCGCTGGGTGGTTACGTGTCCATGATCGGCATGTATCCGCCCAACAAGGACGATGGTTCCGTCCGTCCCTCCAGCACGGGCATGTTCCAGACTCTTGCCACCGAGGCGCGGTCCATGGCCCACGAGGAAGTGGGGCCGGGCGACGAAAACCGGGTCTTCTACCGGCTTCCGGTCTGGAAGAAGATCATCGTGATGCTGGGCGGGCCGGCCATGAACATGGTCCTTGGCGTGCTCCTCACCGCCGTGCTCCTGATGGGCTTCGGCATGGCCACGGCCACCACCACCATCTCCGACGTCTCCAAGTGCCAGGTGGCGGCGGGCGAGACCGTGGACCCCGACTCCGCGGACTGCAAACCCACGCCTGCTGCCGCTGCCGGCCTCAGGCCCAATGACAAGGTCACCTCCTTCGACGGGAAAACCGTCACCAGCTGGGACCAGCTGACGGAATGGATCCGGGCGTCCGCGGGCCGTGAGGTGCCCATCACCGTGGAACGCGACGGTGCCCGGGTGTCCACCACAGTCACGCCTGTCCTGTCCGCCCGGCCCGTGATCGGGGCGGATGGACGCCAGGCTACCGACGAGGCAGGCAACCTCCAGTACCAGGACGTCGGGTTCCTTGGCATAGGTTCGCAGACTGAACTGGTGGCCCAGCCGGCGTCGTCCGTCCTGCCCATGGCGGGGGAGAACATCCGCCAGGTGGCGGGAGTGGTGTTCAACCTGCCGGCACGCGTGGTGGGCGTGGCAAAGGCGGCGTTCAGCGAGGAGCCCCGCGACCCCAACGGGCCCATCAGCGTGGTGGGCGTGGGCCGGGTTGCCGGGGAAGTGGCTGCCATGGAGGAAATCCCCGTCCAGTCCCGGCTTGCCGCGCTCATCGGCCTGCTGGCGGGGCTCAACTTCGCTCTGGCGGTCTTCAACCTGATTCCGCTGCTGCCCCTGGACGGCGGTCACGTTGCCGGTGCCCTGTATGAGGGAGCACGGCGGCAGGTAGCCAGATTGCTCGGAAAACCGGACCCCGGAGCATTCGACATCGCCAAGCTCCTCCCGGCGACGTACGTGGTGGCGGCACTCCTCATGGGGATGAGTGCGCTGCTCATCTACGCCGATATCGTGAAGCCGGTGAACATCTTCGGCTGAGCTGCCGCCGATTGGGTGATTCTGTGTCGTAAGCCGATAACGGCTGA
Encoded here:
- a CDS encoding NAD(P)/FAD-dependent oxidoreductase yields the protein MTRVAVVGAGIIGLSAAHALRKAGADVLVYESGTPGSGQSAGESRIFRHAHDDVRLAAFVRHSRTLWRNWESDFGVELVSPAGAIAIGDSVEDKLRVLSGLPEIPVELVPPGQLAARLPILAAFGGKAMLDAEGGAIRTHAAFTALTGELENLLVPDHVLAVRHSSDGGAEVRTGTRVDRFDHVVLCAGRGTAALARSAGLDIPIELAAHARVTFRVRADVDVPLPTFQDASGLFGETGVYAAPSADSRHFAVGLSEVTAARPDGSLVDPSALESLATRASAYVRKALPGLDPEPAGYVHCWVTRLPWGDDGVGIWSTGNLSAVGGHNLFKQAPALGEALAETAMSGVVPAALRPESRLGTS
- the dxr gene encoding 1-deoxy-D-xylulose-5-phosphate reductoisomerase translates to MQPRRIVILGSTGSIGTQAIDVVDGAPDLFEVVALSAGGANLELLARQAVHTGAAAVGIAEGDPRRLAALIEDAASAAGRHGYRPDIMAGPDAATRIAGVEADVVLNGITGSIGLAPTLAALKSGATLALANKESLIVGGSLVKAAAAEGQIVPVDSEHSAIAQCLRSGSASEVEKLILTASGGPFRGRSREELHSVSPQEALAHPTWDMGVMVTTNSATLVNKGLEVIEAHLLFDMPLDRIDVVVHPQSVVHSMVQFIDGSIIAQASPPDMRLPIALGLGWPDRVPKAAAACDWTRAASWTFEPLDTDAFPAVGLAKDAARQGSTFPAVFNAANEEAVTAFHAGRIRFTDIVDTIGAVLSEHSGSSGLTVESVLDAEGWARARTHERLAVSSL
- a CDS encoding M50 family metallopeptidase, with product MSPVLLFILGVVFVAVGIAASIALHEVGHLVPAKLFKVRVTKYMIGFGPTLWSRRKGETEYGVKAIPLGGYVSMIGMYPPNKDDGSVRPSSTGMFQTLATEARSMAHEEVGPGDENRVFYRLPVWKKIIVMLGGPAMNMVLGVLLTAVLLMGFGMATATTTISDVSKCQVAAGETVDPDSADCKPTPAAAAGLRPNDKVTSFDGKTVTSWDQLTEWIRASAGREVPITVERDGARVSTTVTPVLSARPVIGADGRQATDEAGNLQYQDVGFLGIGSQTELVAQPASSVLPMAGENIRQVAGVVFNLPARVVGVAKAAFSEEPRDPNGPISVVGVGRVAGEVAAMEEIPVQSRLAALIGLLAGLNFALAVFNLIPLLPLDGGHVAGALYEGARRQVARLLGKPDPGAFDIAKLLPATYVVAALLMGMSALLIYADIVKPVNIFG